The genomic interval aattactgCTGTACAAATGGTTGTCTAAACTAGAATGTTTAAGTAGAGATTGAGTAGCTTGATTCAGTGgttcaattaataaatatcaaaggttcaatttttttttcttcctataaTGGTCGAGTTATTATATCCTCTAAATTCAGATTCACTTTGGAAGAGTGAAATCATAAATATTGACTGACAACAAATTATTGCTGTTCCATTGTTTAATTTGcaaacttttttcttcaatacTGACGATTTTTCTGCTGTTTTTTGCATATGCTAGCTCAAAGattcataatattatttgaaCAATGACACATAAAAGATGAAACGATCTCATTTGCTTGAATGAAAGAATTTTAAATGTTCTACGAGAAACAGGTGAGAACTATTGCTCAATCACTCTTGAAACACTGTCACATTGATGGGCAGCTGACACTTAAATGTGAGGTACAACTAGACCATATAACAAGCAAAAATTGGAGTCTAATGTGTTAGcttaaaatatagaattaatATGATTGCAAGGACCAGAGCTGTCATCAAGGAGCCAACAATCCATTTGTTTCTGCTCATTCTTTTTGACATGGCGGCCAAAATTTTCTTGCTCTTGCTAATGTTATCATCCACTCCATGGAGCtggatgaaaaagaaaaaaagttcagCTAATAGGGAAAACCATTTTTAATAGTGAAGtgctttattttatttgttgagcttgAGTATCAAATGCTAAACCAATTGGACACAGGGGCCAATGCATTACAAAGTGGAAATCTAAGTGGTGGAACTTACCGATTTATGGGCATGGAGTAGAGATTGGCGTTGTAGATGCAAATCTTGGAGAATGGAGACACCAAGTTCCTCTGTATCCAGCAATGTTTTTCTGCTCTCCTTTATCCTATCACTAGATTGATTTAATCTCTCAGTAGACATCAAAAGTCTCCCCTTTTGATCATTTGATACCTGTTCTAGTATCCATAAGTAGTAATGAGAATGCATAATAAATTAAGAGAGGCCAAATTGTTGATGTACATAAGAAGCATAGTTTTTGATATACACAAGTGAAACTCAAAGTCGAAAGAACCCAATGTTGAGTTAAATGTTCAGTCCATTTAGATGTTTTATGAATGTACCACATTGGCTTGGAGGCTCATATTACAATTCATGAATCATGACTTCCACTAAGAACAGGCCTTTAGCACAATACAAATGTACCAGAATTGCACTAGTATCACCATCTTTTTACATGTGTAGTAGTAATCTAAACTAACAGTTCAAAAGCAAAAGCGTCAACACTTATTTATATCTGAGAAAGGATGGAAATGACATATACCGCCAGTGAATCAGCCCTTCCTAACTCCAACAACTCATCTCGAGCAGTGAGGTTGACGTTAGCTGATGTGATTCTtttaacttcatttttcaaattgttcAAATCAGTTTTATATTCCCTTAATTTGGCAAGAAGAGTTGCCTTCATACTTGGCTGCAAGCTCCTAGCCTCAAGGTCCATTTTCCGAATCTGAACATTTTCAAGCGGGAATTTTTAGTCAAAAGTCACAGGGGAGGAGGAGGAAGAGGAGGAGAGAGGTTCAATTATACCAACGTATCAGCATCCTCTAATCCAGCTTTTGTTTCAGAAAGTTTCTGCTTCTTCAGTTCTACAGCACAAAATGGTAACTGACAAGTCATTAAGAGGAAAAGTATAACTCTTTGTGTGTGGGGGGGGATGGGAACTAAAATATTGCATCCATAACAAATTAGCTTAAGTCTAGTCAACGAAAacaaatcaatataaataattatcacaaGGAGATGCTCTTTAACTAGCATTTCACCCAGAATTAGCCTTAGATGTAAGTTTATGTTTCCAATAGTACTTTTCATTGCATCAGCTGAAACTagcaaaatagaaatttaaaatcatattaaatatcaCATCCACCAGTTGCAATATGCAAGACACCAACTTCAAAAGCGAAGCATTTAGCATTCTAGCGAAAAATAGTGACCATAGAAGCTAAAATTTTCACACTGCCCTGCATATTCTCAAGTATGAGATCTCAATCAAGCAAGTTGATGCACATGATTTAGCAAAGAACATCCACTAAATAAAACAAGCAGCACTCGTGAAGAACCATTGAGGGTAAACAACTCAAAATTACAACTACCCTTTCTataaaaacattcaaagaaCCAGCCTTGCAATAGAAGTAAACCTACCCAACTTAGCAAACTGTCAAAAAAAACTGTTTAAAAAGCTAAGCACCTATTTTGTTTTGGAAcacattttctgttttcacttTTATTTACAATATTGTGACCTCATCTTCACTTTGTTTCcaatacaaatatttaaaacacatgAAATGTGACAATATTGTAAGTCCAATTTGGATCAACAACAATTTAGTTAAGCGTTTACCATATCGATGCTTATGTATAAgctaatttttataacaaaagataaaataaagtcaaaattcTCTTCATAAgctataaattgttttcatgaGCTATTCTAGtcagtttataaaaataagatgaaaataacttaaagATATGTCTTAAGCTGTTTTCATAAGTTCTCCCAAATAGTCTTAATATCAAAAATAATCTTGAAGTCTAACATGCCTAAATTCACAATTCAATATCTTGTCAACCTTAATTTATATCTGATCATTAGCTTTACAATGCAAAACAacattctcatttttttttctatagttTTTTCACAATcataataatttcaaaatcattAACCTCAACAAAGAGAATAAGGTTACCTCCATCAAGAGCAGAAGCTGCAGTGCATTGCCGCGAAACATTCGCCGATAGCTCACAGTATTGACGCTCGTACCCATCAAATACCTCACTCATCGTTCCCGATTTCTCTATACCCACCTTTCCAATTCCAATTCCAACAAATCAGATTCAATACAAGAACGaacaatctctattactttcatGTCCATTTCATCCACCGAAAATGAGGtatataattgaagaaattgaATCTCagaaaaattatgattaaagTGATAATTTAATGCAGAAACAGAAGATAGTGCATGCATACGTATAGATGAAGTGTTGAGAGTGAATAACGTAAAATCATACCGGAGATTGATCGAAGGGATTGCCGGAGATTGATCGGAGGAGAAGTTGGTGGTGAAATCAAACGGAGCTTGACCAAATGTTTACAAAGGAATCGAAGAAGAACGACACTTGGCTGGATTTCAACAAACCTGGTAGTTACTTACGCATGTGCCATGGAATTATTGGATGTACGTTTCTGACCTTTATATTAACAGTAGGTATTCATTTTTTCCAAAAGATCAGGTATTCATTTTTTCCAAAAGATCATGTACATAATCCTATTCGAATCTTATGAGGTAAAACTCCACTTTTTTACCATAATTAAGATTTACTCCACTTTATACCATAGTTAAGATTTACCGTAAAGtctcttaaattatatttagattttattttaatattttaaattttatttattttattttagttcttttaactttaaaaatattaaatattttagtctttaaataattttttatttattttatattaatctcttaagttataaatattaaatattttagtcttttaagttataaatattatacattttgatcatttttaatAGTGTTTAATATTGTAACTTAAGATAGCAGAATGTCTGATTTGTAACTTAAGAagctaaaatatttacaatttaagagatcaaaataaaataaaataaaaataccttataaaataaagtgaaacttaaaaataactcaaaaaatcaataatataatttaacctaataattaaaacatcataagtgtatacaaatttaaaatacagGACTATTTAATAAATTCTCTATTGTAGAAATAAATGGGTGCAagttaaaagaaattttttaaaaatacattaaaactGCGTTATAAAATTGTGGTGTTATTTTTGCACCAACTAAATGATATGATTaaagtcaataaaataaatttcagatgataataatattttgtattaaataaatttttagtcttataaatattctatattttatttttagttcatctaaaatttttcttcaaaaaatggtcatcaaatatttttcagtcAACAACTTTTGTTC from Cicer arietinum cultivar CDC Frontier isolate Library 1 chromosome 5, Cicar.CDCFrontier_v2.0, whole genome shotgun sequence carries:
- the LOC101514691 gene encoding vesicle transport v-SNARE 13-like isoform X2; this encodes MDLEARSLQPSMKATLLAKLREYKTDLNNLKNEVKRITSANVNLTARDELLELGRADSLAVSNDQKGRLLMSTERLNQSSDRIKESRKTLLDTEELGVSILQDLHLQRQSLLHAHKSLHGVDDNISKSKKILAAMSKRMSRNKWIVGSLMTALVLAIILILYFKLTH
- the LOC101514691 gene encoding vesicle transport v-SNARE 13-like isoform X1 is translated as MSEVFDGYERQYCELSANVSRQCTAASALDGELKKQKLSETKAGLEDADTLIRKMDLEARSLQPSMKATLLAKLREYKTDLNNLKNEVKRITSANVNLTARDELLELGRADSLAVSNDQKGRLLMSTERLNQSSDRIKESRKTLLDTEELGVSILQDLHLQRQSLLHAHKSLHGVDDNISKSKKILAAMSKRMSRNKWIVGSLMTALVLAIILILYFKLTH